In Ureibacillus thermophilus, the genomic stretch TTTAAATCGATTGGAATAATATTAATAATTTTTTCCCGTACTTTCATTAAACTTAACAAAGTAAAAATGATGCTTGCAACGAAAACCCCGGTGAGCGTCACTTGCCAGTCGATGCCCATGCCGATACATACGGAAAAGGTGAAAAATGAATTTAGACCCATACTTGGAGCAATGGCGATTGGAAAGTTGGCTACTAGCCCCATAATCAGTGTGCCGATGATTGCTGTAAGAGCTGTTGCGGTGAAAACAGCTCCTTGATCCATGCCGGACTGGCTCAAAATAAGAGGATTTACAATTAAAATATAGGCAATAGATAAGAATGTCGTAATCCCTGCTAATGTTTCCTGCTTATAGGAAGTATTTCGTTCTGCAAAATGAAAAAAATTTCTCATGTTGTACTCTCCTGTTTGTATAAATTCATAGGAAAAATTTAGTTATTTCACACAAAAAAACTTTGGCAGCAATGAGGCCAAAGTTTCTCTACAAAAGGAATAAAAAACGATTAATTTCATTAATATGTTTTCATTCCTTGTAGACAAGCTATTTAAGGTAGCTGGTAGAAACATTCAAGCCATATTCTTGAATTTATACAAGGTTTTTTTGTTCTATTAAAAAGTTAAGAAGAATAATAGCAGTATTCATTTAAAACGTCAATATAATTTAGAATGATTTTTTAAAAATAATAAATATAAAATAATCAAAAAAGTAGAAAAATTTAAACTATATTTTGCGGAGAGTAGAAATGAAATCATAGTGGAATTGCTTTTTAAAACTTAGTTCACAGGAGAAAAAGGAATTGCATCAACATCATATATAAAAAGTTAATGAATTATATCAAAATCTGCTAAAAAGTAATAAAACTATCGCAAATAATAGTATTAAATATTTCGTTTATATAGATATTATCTAAAAATGAGATTGGAAATGATATAAAAATATACTATATTAGAACAATAGAAAATTCGAAATATTCAGGAGGCTACCTCATGAAAAAAATTGAAGCAATTATTCGACCAGAAAAGCTTACGGATACGATTAAAGAGTTAAAAAAAATTGGTATTACTGGCTTCTCGGTATCTCAGATTGTTGGACGGGGAAAACAAATCGACACCCAAGGAGTATATCGGGGGAGAAATTATAAAGTCACTCTTCACCCAAAAATCAAATTGGAAATTGTCCTTTCCGATTATATGGTCAAGCAAACGATTGAAACCATTATTACATCCAGTCAAACCGGTGAAGATGGGGATGGAAAAATTTATGTGTACCCCATACTGGAAGCCTATAACATTAAGACTGGCGAGATAGATTTGAGCATTGATGATTTAGCAAATAATAGAGGTGAATAGCATGGAGCTGATTTATTTAAATACCATATGGGTTGTGATTAGTGCCGCAATGGTTTTATTCATGGAAGGTGGATTCAGTTTACTGGAAGCCGGTTTAGTGCGAACAAAAAATGCCGTGAATGTCACGATGAAGATTTTTGTTGATTTGACGGTAGGTATTCTCGCATTTTGGTTAGTTGGTTTTGGCATTATGTTTGGAAAAGATGCTTTTGGATTTATTGGGACAAGTTTATTTGCCAATCCTGAAAACATCTCCTTATCGATGGCATTGCCTAGTGCGGCTTTTGTACTTTTTCAAATGGGATTTGCCGTTGCAAGTGTCTCCATCGTTTCAGGAGCCGTAGCGGAACGGATGAACTTTAAAGCTTATATTGTAGCAGTCGCACTTATATGCATGATTATCTATCCTATAAGTGGCCATTGGATTTGGAATAGCGATGGGTGGCTGGCGAAAATGGGCATGAAGGATTTTGCAGGCTCTGCTGCCATTCATGCGGTTGGGGGATTTATTGCTTTTGCAATCGCGAAAAAACTGGGGCCAAGAAAAGGAAGATTTAATTCCGATGGCAGTGCGAACGTTTTTGCCCCAAGCAATATTCCTTTAGCTTCAGCAGGTGCTTTTGTTTTATGGTTTGGCTGGTTTGCGTTCAATGCAGGAAGCACATTAGATGCATCCAATACAGCGCTTGCCTCTATTGCACTAAATACGATTCTTGCAGGAGCTAGTGGAGGTACTGCTGCACTTTTGATGACCATGAAAAAATTTGGAAAAGCAGACCCGAGTATGACAATAAACGGTGTTTTGGCAAGTTTGGTCGCTATTACCGCCGGATGCGCCTATGTTTCCCACTTTAGTGCCATCATCATCGGAGGAATCAGTGGAATCATTGTCATTTATGCAACTTTGTTCGTTGATTCTTTAAAAGTGGATGACCCTGTGGGAGCGGTAGCTGTTCACGGTTTTAACGGAGTATTTGGAACGATTGCCGTTGGATTGTTCGATACTTCTCAAGGGCTTTTTACAACCGGTGAAGCTTCTCTCCTAACAGTACAATTATTGGGTGCTATTGTTGCTGTTGTATGGGGTCTAATTGGCGGTGCAGTTATTGCGAAGATATGTGAGGGTACGGTCCATCTTAGAGCCAGTGAACGCGAGGAAGAAGAAGGATTGGATATGACCTACCACGGTATTCCTGCCTATAATGAATTGGAGCGCTTTACGGATTTACCTACGAGTTTATACGATTTTGAAGAATCAACAGGCATCGTGG encodes the following:
- a CDS encoding P-II family nitrogen regulator translates to MKKIEAIIRPEKLTDTIKELKKIGITGFSVSQIVGRGKQIDTQGVYRGRNYKVTLHPKIKLEIVLSDYMVKQTIETIITSSQTGEDGDGKIYVYPILEAYNIKTGEIDLSIDDLANNRGE
- a CDS encoding ammonium transporter — encoded protein: MELIYLNTIWVVISAAMVLFMEGGFSLLEAGLVRTKNAVNVTMKIFVDLTVGILAFWLVGFGIMFGKDAFGFIGTSLFANPENISLSMALPSAAFVLFQMGFAVASVSIVSGAVAERMNFKAYIVAVALICMIIYPISGHWIWNSDGWLAKMGMKDFAGSAAIHAVGGFIAFAIAKKLGPRKGRFNSDGSANVFAPSNIPLASAGAFVLWFGWFAFNAGSTLDASNTALASIALNTILAGASGGTAALLMTMKKFGKADPSMTINGVLASLVAITAGCAYVSHFSAIIIGGISGIIVIYATLFVDSLKVDDPVGAVAVHGFNGVFGTIAVGLFDTSQGLFTTGEASLLTVQLLGAIVAVVWGLIGGAVIAKICEGTVHLRASEREEEEGLDMTYHGIPAYNELERFTDLPTSLYDFEESTGIVVAPVKKKSVRNASVRLK